One Campylobacter concisus DNA segment encodes these proteins:
- a CDS encoding F0F1 ATP synthase subunit C yields the protein MKKIVFLILGLAAFAFGADGEMIRSYSVIAGGIGLGLAALGGAIGMGNTAAATISGTARNPGVGSKLMTTMFIALAMIEAQVIYALVITLIVLYANPMLG from the coding sequence ATGAAAAAGATCGTGTTTTTAATTCTTGGTCTTGCTGCATTCGCATTTGGCGCTGACGGCGAGATGATCAGATCATATTCAGTTATCGCTGGCGGTATCGGCCTTGGCCTTGCAGCTCTTGGCGGTGCTATAGGTATGGGTAACACAGCTGCTGCAACTATCAGTGGAACAGCTAGAAACCCAGGTGTTGGTAGCAAACTTATGACTACAATGTTTATCGCTCTTGCGATGATCGAAGCACAAGTTATCTACGCACTTGTTATTACACTTATCGTTCTTTACGCAAACCCAATGCTTGGCTAA
- a CDS encoding VIT1/CCC1 transporter family protein, whose amino-acid sequence MLDKKRALKQLQNEADDVAIYSLLEASEKVEENKKILRKLITEERRHYAFCQKITGESRSANLFKVIFYTILVKIFGTSFTLKFMESREENAEKFYLDIVDEYPEARDIYEEEMNHENSLISMLKDTKLVNAGGIVLGMNDALVELTGTLSGIALAFSNTKSVGATGLIMGVAAALSMAGSAYLESKENPSDEIKPLTYSLYTGGSYIITTAFLILPFFIFSSSLYAVLSMFFFALVAIITYNFYISVAKELKFLPRVIEMCVITFGVAIISFGIGFLVKHYFGLDV is encoded by the coding sequence ATGTTAGATAAAAAACGTGCCTTAAAACAATTACAAAACGAAGCAGACGATGTTGCTATATACTCACTTCTTGAAGCTAGCGAAAAAGTCGAAGAAAATAAAAAAATACTTCGCAAATTAATCACCGAAGAGAGGCGCCACTATGCTTTTTGTCAAAAGATAACTGGTGAAAGCAGAAGTGCAAATTTATTCAAAGTCATCTTCTATACGATACTTGTTAAAATTTTTGGCACATCTTTTACTCTAAAATTTATGGAGTCACGCGAAGAAAATGCAGAGAAATTTTATCTTGACATCGTAGATGAATATCCTGAAGCTCGTGATATTTACGAAGAGGAGATGAACCACGAAAATAGTCTAATCTCCATGTTAAAAGACACAAAACTCGTAAATGCTGGTGGCATCGTGCTTGGTATGAATGATGCTTTAGTTGAGCTAACAGGCACACTTAGCGGCATCGCGCTTGCCTTTTCAAATACAAAATCAGTTGGCGCAACAGGCCTTATCATGGGCGTGGCAGCTGCACTCTCTATGGCTGGCTCAGCATATCTCGAGTCAAAAGAAAATCCAAGCGACGAGATCAAACCGCTTACCTACTCACTCTACACAGGCGGTTCATACATTATAACAACGGCATTTTTGATACTTCCATTTTTTATTTTTTCAAGCAGTCTTTACGCCGTCTTGTCGATGTTTTTCTTTGCTTTAGTTGCCATCATCACTTACAACTTTTATATAAGTGTGGCAAAGGAGCTTAAATTTTTACCAAGAGTGATTGAGATGTGCGTGATAACTTTTGGTGTTGCGATCATTTCTTTTGGCATCGGCTTTTTAGTCAAACACTATTTTGGACTTGATGTCTAA